tttaataatttttgttcTATAACAGTTGCATTTTGTTTAAAGAAGGTTGCATaatctaatatattttgttcatttaatttaaatacttgtaacattttatttaatatatatataagattatCAATTTTGGgtataaagaaattatttgTATGATCGTTAGTTTTTCCCATAGATTGGAATTTATTTTTGAGATGttcattttgttcttttatagttttcatattattttgtaaatcattatattgttttgttttttcttctaGTTGTTTTTTAAAGTCATGTTTTTCCATTGTAACTGTTTCaagattattttttaaaataacacattcttctttttttttatttaaatctgTTTCTTTATCTTCAACATCTTTAATGTATTCATAAATTTGACCTTGTAATTgttcatttttcttattaataatatttatttcttgtGTTAGTTTTAGATTTTCTTCactttttatttgtaaaattGCACATAAGTTTTCTATTTTCGTTTGCTTTTCTCTATAAGCATCAACATATGATATACGATGTTCATCTAATTCTTgatacatattaaataatttattatatttgctctctaaattttttattaatgtttCATAATGTTGTATGGTTAAATTgtctttttcttttgattCTATTAACATATATGCATTATCATGTAGGTCCTTCATTTTGTCATTTAAATTAAGTTTTTTACTTTCTAATGTTCTTACTTTGTTTTCTAATAagtttatcatttttttagtttgtatattttttagttTAGCTCCGCTATttgttaaattattatcattagtGTTCATTTCATTATTAGATAAAATGGTTGTGCATGTAGAATTATCTTTAGAATTAACAAAAGATCCTGTGGGTACATATGTTTGTACACTTTCAtttgataatttattaacattAGAAGAAAAACCTATATGGGGTATAGATGagctatatatattatatggattagatatattattttgatcatatatattagaaatatcatgtttatcattattatacaaattaattgtttgtttcttttttttttttgttagttttattttttttttattatctaaatagctatttttcatattgttTTCATTTGATATTCCTTTTAATTGTTCatcaaaattttcatttttttcgtttTGTTTTCCATATTTAGATGTTTTGAAAAATGGTtctcttataataatatctgagttattttttaaaaaagtatcgtttaatattttattataattattgttaCTTATGAAATTTGAatccttttcttttataatgtTTGAAGAATTATCCAtttcattcatatttataaaattatcattACTTGAATGATAAAGGTTTggtttcatcatcatcttcatattattattattattatcattgttatttatttttattttatttttcgtttttttctGATCAGAAGAGTTATCCATAAATACTTCATCATCACTATGTAGATAATTCAAATTGGACTCATCTTTTTGATTATTTGTACTTTTAAACACATTATTTAAAGTATCTTTGTTATTCTCACggtttgtaaatatataatactgaTTGTTACTCTCAGATGAATTATTTTGAAACGAATTATTTTGCcagttattatttttatctttttttttagtttttcttattttatttatattataatcatcataAATACTTTCTTCAtcaaatatatcattatcatagttattatttttaatttcttttattttttgaatcgATTGATATAACATAGGATCCATATGGTCTTTCTTGTCATCTGATAAGTTATTGTATGAGGAgttctttaaataattttctttctttctatttttattatcattatttttcttatgattgttcatattatccttgttatcattatgatttagtttatttttttcatcataataatattcatcatTACTAGAATAGACCTTTTCACTTTTCTCAGTATCAAGTTTATCAGAACTCATAAATgaacaattattattttttaatttttttgaccACTGGATTAATTTTTctctttcttcttttaattttaataaaggGTCAGCTTTGTCATTTGCATTTTTCGGCTTCTCCTTTTCTTTGTTTTCTTGGGCAATATTCTCttcattttccttttttaccATTTCGAAAAacaacaagaaaaaaaaaaaaaaaaaaaaaaatatatatatatatatatatatgaatagaaTATACAActcacaaataaatatattattcgatttaacaaaattaaaacatatcCCAAGGTTAtgtttacaaaaaataaataaataaaaaaataaattacaccttcatatattcataaatacAACAAGGTATCATAAAAGTATacacacatacatacatatgtacatatatacatatatacatacatatatacatatatacatatatataatgtcaAAGGAATGATCATTTacgttataaaaatatatgatgagtactatataaaatatacggACATTTAAAACATATGCTTACATATACgtgtatatctttatttattttacatgtattatatattttttatgttttctttCTAGTAGACTGAAAtggatattataaaaaataatttccttttaatttaaatttataaaataaaaatacatatatatgtatatatatttttttaaaaatacatttttattttattactatttcattttttttaatatatgatcatatatatatatatatatatatatattttagaatatatcttatattaaaaatgaaatatatttcacggataatatatttttatttgtatttccaaatatttttttttttttttttttttttttttttatatatattaaattaaaaaacgaAGAGGGCTttgaaatttttaataattttatttagtaatttttgtgataataatatcataatgTGTTTATTCAATATACacaatgtataatatatatatatatataaatatatatattatgaatgtttttatgtatattccTTTCTttagttataaatatatatcattttaaatacattatcaatattttttataatacacCCTTAAATGTgcactaaaaaaaaaaaaaaaaaaaaaaaaaaaaaattatatacatatatatatatatatatatatatatatatatatatattgtaagaatacaaaaataaaagaaaaaataagtCAAAAGCAAGTTGAATGAcctatttataatttaagaaaaaagttgtacttatttatttttatttatctagtgcttttttttttttctttttcctttttttgttaataataatggtaaaatataatagaaaataaaaatagtgaCAGGTGTATTAATAAGATGATTATAATACTCAGAGATAATTTTACTTCAAAActataaaaagaagaaaaaaaaaaggaaaaaaatgaaaaatgatgTAAAAAAGGATGTAAAGGATGATGTAAGAAATGATGTAAAGGATGATGTAAGAAATGATGTAAAGggtgataaaaaaaatgatgatataaactGTGTCAAGTATCatattaagaataaaataagaagatATGAACATTTGTACGgtattgaatatatatatgaaaaaaagaaaaatcgaatgttctttttatttgttataattttcttttctttatttattttgtattactTTTATCTGGTAtgcaaatattttataatacattttattatcttgTTAACCTTTAAAAAACTTACAATAGTTAAGTTTTcacatgataatattattaacagagaattataaatataaatatgtgcatgatatatatatatatatatttatttatttatttatttatttatattcacaAAGTTGTAAATACCCATACTTTATATTAATGATGGtgtttattctttattttatgtagGGTTATATTAGAGGATATTTAAGTGTTAATGAATTTCACATATTACTTTTTatcctatatatattttgtatcgTAGTATATTTCAACAATATTTTTActggtatatatttttaagaaatatatttaggaAAATACATGTactgttatatatatatatagattgtattttatatatttacatataatgtttctttttttttctttttttttttttcttacgtTTTATCAGAAAAATTActcttattaaaaaatattggaATTCAAATTGATAAAAAAGATTCATTTGAAAACTatacaaaatttatatgtaaaaatgagatagaaaatattttcattaatgaagtaataaaaatttaaggacatgaaaaagaaattgtcacatatataaataaataaatatataaatatatattttattttgtaggCCATTTACATGTTTGAAATATGTccatatttatgtattaagctaaaaaataatgattctGTTATTCTCTTCAAggtaaataatatgaaatgtTATGACTTCAAAAATGTAGAATAAtctacaaataatatataaatgaataaataaaatgtgcaaaaaatatatacatatttatatatgttcatttatttattttttttttttaggatGTTGTGTTGGGTATGAACAATATGGTAAATATCTACagagatataaaaaagatttttttttataatgataataatatattaaagactataaaaataacacACGTAAAAAATGACAAGGGTATCTATGAGATTGGACAAACCGATGgagaagaagaagatgaaaTTAGTGACTCTGTAAGTTACATTGTGAGTGAAGCTACGAGTAATCATACGAGTGATAAAATAAGTGACGATATAAGTGATCAGACAGATAATTTTGAAGAAGATGAGGAAGTAAAAAAggtaatacaaaaaaaatataattatacaaaaaacaaaaattatgataatataaatttggaaaataatatatatgctaCAAATAATTGTTCTTCAagtgaagaaaatattttcaaattattaaatttcagttcatatgaaaatattaaaattaataaaagatctaaaaaattaagaaaaaataactCGTatgatgtatatataaataaacaattagcaataaaaattatgaacaattaataacaaaaaaaaaaaaaaaaaaaaaaaaaaaaaaaaaaaaaagaaaaaaagaacataaGAACATAAGAATATTCtcttgtttatattattatttatttataatttatttttttttttttccttttccttttcctatatataattttacattttttgtCACAAACATGTCCACTCCATAATATTGATGTACTATAatgcatttatttatttttcttttctattaaataaag
This Plasmodium falciparum 3D7 genome assembly, chromosome: 11 DNA region includes the following protein-coding sequences:
- a CDS encoding phosphatidylinositol N-acetylglucosaminyltransferase subunit H, putative, which produces MKNDVKKDVKDDVRNDVKDDVRNDVKGDKKNDDINCVKYHIKNKIRRYEHLYGIEYIYEKKKNRMFFLFVIIFFSLFILYYFYLGYIRGYLSVNEFHILLFILYIFCIVVYFNNIFTEKLLLLKNIGIQIDKKDSFENYTKFICKNEIENIFINEAIYMFEICPYLCIKLKNNDSVILFKDVVLGMNNMVNIYRDIKKIFFYNDNNILKTIKITHVKNDKGIYEIGQTDGEEEDEISDSVSYIVSEATSNHTSDKISDDISDQTDNFEEDEEVKKVIQKKYNYTKNKNYDNINLENNIYATNNCSSSEENIFKLLNFSSYENIKINKRSKKLRKNNSYDVYINKQLAIKIMNN